In Corynebacterium ulcerans, one genomic interval encodes:
- a CDS encoding glutathione peroxidase, with amino-acid sequence MTQFFDIPVTLNDATETTMNDWAGHCLLIVNTASKCGLTPQYEALEELYRDYSQRGFFVIAMPCNQFAEEEPGSNKQIAEFCKREYDVTFPILEKADVNGENAHPLYRFLKGDGPDIEWNFEKFVVSPEGKVVGRFAPNMEPDDLEIIECLEEHVVL; translated from the coding sequence ATGACGCAGTTCTTTGATATTCCGGTGACGCTTAACGACGCCACCGAGACAACCATGAATGACTGGGCGGGGCACTGCCTGCTTATTGTGAATACCGCGTCCAAGTGTGGCCTGACCCCGCAGTACGAGGCTCTGGAAGAGCTGTATCGCGACTACTCTCAGCGTGGCTTCTTTGTGATTGCAATGCCGTGCAACCAGTTTGCTGAGGAAGAACCCGGATCCAATAAACAAATCGCGGAGTTCTGCAAGCGGGAATATGACGTGACCTTCCCGATTCTTGAAAAGGCAGACGTTAACGGTGAGAATGCTCATCCGCTGTACCGATTCTTAAAGGGAGACGGTCCAGATATTGAGTGGAACTTTGAAAAGTTCGTGGTTTCTCCGGAAGGAAAAGTTGTGGGCCGGTTCGCGCCGAATATGGAACCCGATGATCTAGAGATCATCGAATGTTTAGAGGAACACGTGGTGCTTTAA
- a CDS encoding S9 family peptidase: MSETTRIQAPIAPIHQHMRTVHGTTFIDEYEWLRDKESQETIAYLEAENAFTEQETAGLSRLRDNIYQEIKSRVKETDMSVPQRSGDFWYYGRSEEGKSYGYSCRIPVVEGQDAWVPPVIPEGEPVAQEQVILDLNELAEGHEFFSLGASAITTSGRYLAYSVDTAGDERFTLRIKDLETGELLDDVLEDLFYGATWAGEDYLFYQRVDDAWRPDSVWRHKIGTDPSEDVRVFHEADEHFNTGIGATRSEKYLIIASASKITSEVWVLEMDNPEGEFRCIIPRKSGVEYDVDHGVVAGEDVWIVTHNATGPNFEIGWAPATEPLALSDLTTLMPHRDDVRIEGVDTYRDQIVVGYRAGAIGRAAIMQLTDQGFGTFEELQFDEDLYTVGVAGNPEWDAPVLRVGYTSFTTPSQVFDYTVADGSKRLLKQQEVVGGYNRDDYVATRLWVTAEDGAQIPVSLVHRADLDVTTPNPTLLYGYGSYEVSMDPEFSIARLSLMDRGMIFAIAHIRGGGEMGRGWYDNGKMLCKKNTFTDFIAVADFLIARGVTTPEQMVAEGGSAGGMLMGAVANLAGDRFKAIEAVVPFVDPLTSMLMPELPLTVTEWDEWGDPLHDKEVYDYMASYAPYENVEAKAYPNILALTSINDTRVLYVEPAKWIARLRATAKSGDFLLKTEMAAGHGGVSGRYEKWKQTAFEYAWLINQATGVLQ; the protein is encoded by the coding sequence ATGTCTGAAACAACGCGAATTCAAGCGCCGATAGCCCCGATTCATCAGCACATGAGAACGGTGCATGGCACCACGTTTATCGATGAATACGAATGGCTACGGGACAAAGAGTCTCAGGAAACCATTGCGTACTTGGAGGCGGAAAATGCCTTTACGGAGCAAGAGACCGCTGGGTTGTCGCGGCTACGAGACAATATTTATCAAGAGATAAAGTCGCGAGTAAAAGAGACCGATATGTCGGTGCCACAGCGCTCCGGTGATTTTTGGTATTACGGGCGCTCGGAGGAGGGGAAAAGCTACGGGTACTCCTGTCGTATCCCCGTAGTCGAGGGGCAGGATGCATGGGTGCCACCCGTGATCCCAGAAGGGGAGCCGGTTGCTCAGGAGCAAGTCATTCTCGATTTGAATGAACTGGCGGAGGGACACGAGTTTTTCTCCCTTGGGGCATCGGCTATCACGACGTCGGGTCGCTATTTGGCATACTCCGTGGATACGGCCGGCGATGAGCGCTTTACCCTGCGGATTAAAGACCTGGAGACAGGGGAGCTGCTGGATGACGTCCTGGAAGACCTTTTCTACGGCGCGACATGGGCTGGGGAAGACTACCTGTTCTATCAGCGAGTCGACGACGCATGGCGTCCGGACTCCGTGTGGCGGCACAAGATCGGCACTGATCCGAGCGAAGATGTTCGCGTGTTCCATGAGGCGGACGAGCATTTTAACACCGGCATTGGTGCGACGCGTTCAGAAAAATACCTGATAATCGCATCTGCATCAAAGATAACCTCTGAGGTATGGGTCCTCGAGATGGATAACCCAGAGGGAGAATTCCGTTGCATTATCCCTCGGAAATCAGGGGTGGAATACGACGTGGATCACGGCGTTGTTGCCGGCGAAGACGTGTGGATCGTTACCCATAACGCTACGGGGCCAAATTTTGAAATAGGGTGGGCACCTGCGACGGAGCCCCTCGCTCTGTCCGATCTGACAACGCTGATGCCGCACCGCGATGACGTTCGAATTGAAGGCGTAGATACCTACCGCGATCAGATCGTGGTGGGGTACCGTGCCGGTGCTATCGGTCGTGCGGCAATAATGCAGCTCACTGACCAAGGCTTCGGGACTTTTGAAGAGCTTCAGTTTGATGAGGACCTTTACACCGTGGGCGTTGCGGGAAATCCCGAGTGGGATGCACCTGTACTGCGCGTGGGGTATACCTCGTTTACCACCCCAAGTCAGGTGTTCGACTACACAGTTGCAGATGGCTCTAAACGCCTGCTCAAGCAGCAAGAAGTTGTTGGCGGCTATAACCGTGATGACTACGTGGCAACCAGGCTATGGGTTACGGCAGAAGATGGGGCACAGATCCCGGTATCGCTCGTACACCGTGCGGATCTCGATGTGACCACACCCAATCCGACGCTGCTCTACGGCTACGGTTCCTACGAGGTATCTATGGATCCCGAATTCTCCATCGCGCGGCTATCCCTTATGGATCGCGGGATGATCTTTGCCATTGCACACATCCGCGGCGGCGGCGAGATGGGCCGGGGTTGGTACGACAACGGCAAGATGCTGTGCAAAAAGAATACGTTCACGGACTTCATCGCAGTAGCGGATTTCCTTATTGCTCGGGGAGTGACCACGCCAGAGCAGATGGTGGCCGAGGGTGGCTCCGCCGGGGGCATGCTGATGGGCGCAGTTGCCAACCTCGCAGGCGACCGGTTTAAGGCAATTGAGGCTGTGGTTCCATTCGTGGATCCGCTGACCTCTATGCTGATGCCGGAGCTACCGCTGACTGTCACGGAGTGGGATGAGTGGGGCGATCCGCTGCACGATAAAGAGGTATATGACTATATGGCGTCGTATGCCCCTTATGAGAACGTGGAGGCTAAAGCGTATCCCAATATCTTGGCCTTGACCTCGATTAATGACACCCGGGTGCTGTACGTAGAGCCTGCCAAGTGGATCGCTAGGCTGCGCGCTACTGCCAAGAGCGGCGACTTTTTGCTCAAGACCGAGATGGCAGCGGGGCACGGTGGAGTGTCCGGGCGGTATGAAAAGTGGAAGCAGACGGCGTTTGAATACGCATGGCTCATTAACCAGGCGACGGGAGTGCTTCAATGA
- a CDS encoding phosphoribosylaminoimidazolesuccinocarboxamide synthase translates to MRPELSQYTHVSAGKVREIYEIDDERLLMVVSDRISAYDHILDPEIPDKGRVLTAMSMYFFDHIDFPNHLAGPIDDPAIPEEVLGRALVCKKLKMLPFECVARGYLTGSGLKEYQQTGKVCGIELPEGLVEASKLPEPIFTPATKADFGEHDENVSFEAVVDKLGEARANELRAVTLKIYSEAAAIAESRGIILADTKFEFGLDEDGTLVLADEALTPDSSRYWPADGYEEGKAQPSFDKQYVRNWLTGPKSGWSTDSLTPPPSLPGSVVEATRERYVEAFERITGKKFSDWIGTCV, encoded by the coding sequence ATGCGTCCTGAACTCTCCCAGTACACCCATGTGTCCGCGGGCAAAGTGCGTGAGATCTACGAGATCGACGACGAACGCCTGCTCATGGTGGTCTCTGACCGCATCTCCGCATACGATCACATCCTGGATCCGGAGATCCCCGACAAAGGCCGAGTGCTCACTGCGATGAGCATGTACTTCTTTGATCACATCGATTTTCCTAACCACCTTGCCGGACCCATCGATGATCCTGCGATTCCAGAAGAAGTTTTGGGGCGTGCGCTGGTATGTAAGAAGCTGAAAATGCTTCCTTTCGAATGCGTGGCACGCGGCTACCTCACCGGTTCTGGTCTCAAGGAATACCAACAGACCGGCAAGGTATGTGGCATTGAACTGCCGGAAGGCCTGGTAGAGGCATCGAAATTGCCCGAGCCGATTTTTACGCCTGCGACCAAAGCAGACTTTGGCGAGCATGATGAGAACGTGTCTTTTGAGGCGGTCGTCGACAAGCTAGGCGAGGCGCGCGCTAACGAGCTACGCGCAGTGACCTTGAAGATCTACTCCGAGGCAGCAGCCATCGCGGAGTCCCGGGGCATTATTCTCGCAGATACAAAGTTTGAGTTCGGACTCGACGAAGACGGCACTTTAGTGCTTGCCGACGAAGCCCTCACCCCAGATTCCTCCCGCTATTGGCCTGCCGACGGCTACGAGGAAGGCAAGGCGCAGCCGAGCTTTGATAAGCAGTACGTGCGCAACTGGCTCACCGGTCCCAAGTCGGGGTGGTCCACGGACTCACTTACCCCGCCGCCGTCTCTTCCTGGGTCCGTCGTGGAAGCGACGCGGGAACGCTACGTAGAGGCATTCGAACGTATCACTGGAAAAAAGTTCAGTGATTGGATCGGGACCTGTGTGTAA
- the purB gene encoding adenylosuccinate lyase: MSDVAEKKKITNVLSNRYASAELTELWSPEAKILLERQLWIAVMKAQKALGVEIPSEAITAYERVIDQIDLASIADREKITRHDVKARIEEFNALAGFEHIHKGMTSRDLTENVEQLQIYRSLELIRNKSVAVVARVAHHAAQYQSLVMAGRSHNVAAQATTLGKRFASAAEEILVAIDRVEELLDRYPLRGIKGPMGTAQDMLDLMGGDQKKLASLETQVADHLGISRVFDSVGQVYPRSLDFDAVSALVQLGAGPSSLATTIRLMAGNETVTEGFKEGQVGSSAMPHKMNARSCERVGGLQVILRGYLTMVADLAGQQWNEGDVFCSVIRRVALPDAFFALDGMYETFLTVLDEFGAFPAMIDRELERYLPFLATTRILMAAVRAGVGRETAHEVIKENAVAVALNMRENGGEQDLIQRLAADERLPMTQEQLDEALADRHVFIGAAESQVSRVLNRVEDLTNRYPNAAAYTPGEIL, translated from the coding sequence ATGAGCGACGTGGCAGAAAAGAAGAAGATCACCAACGTCCTTTCCAACCGATACGCTTCCGCCGAGCTCACTGAGCTGTGGAGCCCTGAGGCCAAAATCCTGCTAGAGCGTCAGCTCTGGATCGCTGTGATGAAGGCTCAAAAAGCATTAGGAGTTGAGATCCCTTCGGAGGCTATTACTGCCTACGAGCGGGTCATCGACCAGATTGACCTTGCAAGTATTGCTGATCGCGAGAAGATCACTCGCCATGATGTTAAAGCCCGGATTGAGGAGTTCAACGCCCTCGCGGGTTTTGAGCATATTCACAAGGGCATGACCTCGCGTGACCTCACCGAAAACGTAGAACAGCTGCAGATCTACCGTTCTTTGGAACTGATCCGCAACAAGTCTGTCGCAGTGGTGGCGCGGGTGGCACACCATGCTGCTCAATACCAATCACTGGTTATGGCTGGGCGTTCTCATAACGTGGCTGCCCAGGCCACTACCTTGGGTAAGCGTTTCGCTTCTGCTGCCGAGGAAATCCTGGTGGCCATCGACCGCGTTGAGGAGCTCCTTGATCGCTATCCCCTCAGAGGAATCAAGGGGCCGATGGGCACGGCGCAGGACATGCTTGACCTGATGGGTGGGGACCAGAAGAAGCTGGCGTCCTTGGAAACACAGGTGGCTGATCACCTTGGCATTTCGCGGGTCTTTGATTCTGTGGGACAGGTGTACCCGCGCTCCCTCGACTTTGACGCGGTATCTGCCCTCGTCCAACTCGGAGCGGGCCCATCCAGTTTGGCAACCACTATTCGTCTCATGGCCGGTAATGAGACGGTGACTGAGGGCTTCAAAGAAGGACAAGTTGGATCTTCCGCGATGCCGCACAAGATGAATGCTCGCTCGTGTGAGCGGGTCGGTGGACTCCAGGTCATCCTGCGCGGATATCTTACGATGGTTGCCGATCTCGCGGGGCAGCAGTGGAATGAAGGCGACGTATTCTGCTCTGTGATCCGCCGCGTGGCTCTACCAGACGCGTTTTTTGCTCTCGACGGAATGTACGAGACCTTCCTGACCGTCCTCGACGAGTTCGGGGCATTCCCTGCAATGATTGATCGGGAACTAGAGCGTTATCTCCCATTCCTCGCTACCACCCGTATTTTGATGGCGGCGGTTCGTGCAGGCGTGGGTCGTGAGACTGCTCATGAGGTGATCAAGGAAAACGCTGTTGCAGTGGCACTGAACATGCGAGAAAACGGTGGTGAACAAGACCTGATTCAGCGCCTAGCAGCAGACGAGAGACTACCGATGACGCAGGAGCAGCTGGACGAGGCCCTTGCAGACCGCCACGTCTTTATCGGCGCTGCAGAATCGCAGGTTTCCCGGGTTCTTAACCGGGTGGAGGACCTTACCAACCGCTATCCGAACGCCGCGGCCTACACTCCTGGCGAGATTCTTTAG
- a CDS encoding potassium channel family protein — protein MAKFRSRSKAPVVILGLGRFGMALGEELVHSGIEVLGVDSSESVVNAAAKILTYAAMADTTNEEALRQLSVDEASRVVIGIGSDMGASLLTASTVIDLNVPSIWAKALNNSHAKILSQIGVHHIIRPEQDTGRRVAHLMNGRVQEYAEFDRDYAIVKVAPPVSILGKRVHEVDRIQIIAVRPSNGMFRPAKPEMILQAGDLVLAAGHPDELEQFGMTD, from the coding sequence TTGGCTAAGTTCCGTTCCCGTTCCAAAGCACCCGTGGTGATTCTTGGTTTAGGCCGATTCGGCATGGCCTTGGGAGAAGAGCTGGTGCACTCTGGCATTGAGGTTTTAGGAGTCGACTCTTCTGAATCCGTAGTCAATGCAGCAGCTAAAATTCTTACGTATGCCGCCATGGCGGATACCACCAACGAGGAAGCTCTACGCCAGCTTTCTGTGGATGAGGCTTCTCGTGTTGTAATCGGAATCGGCTCGGACATGGGGGCGTCGCTGCTTACTGCCTCTACCGTGATCGATCTGAACGTGCCAAGTATTTGGGCGAAGGCGTTGAACAATTCCCACGCTAAGATTCTGAGCCAAATCGGAGTGCACCACATTATCCGCCCGGAACAAGATACTGGCCGCCGGGTAGCGCATTTAATGAATGGCCGGGTGCAGGAATACGCGGAATTCGACCGAGATTACGCCATTGTGAAGGTCGCGCCGCCCGTCTCAATTCTGGGTAAGCGGGTACACGAGGTTGATCGGATACAGATCATCGCCGTTCGTCCGAGTAACGGCATGTTCAGACCTGCGAAACCCGAGATGATTCTGCAAGCAGGGGATTTGGTTTTGGCGGCTGGTCACCCAGATGAGTTAGAGCAGTTTGGGATGACTGACTAG